GACATCCACGCCCAGCTTCATGCTCTGCAGCACCGTGGTCctgagggacacagggatggcatCAGCAGCAATTCTCCCCTCTCAGGGTGCCACAGGCTGttcagggaagctgtggctgtcccacccctggaagtgtccaagccTAACCttgtctagtggaaggtgtccctgccaatgGGAGGGAGTGGAACTGgaggagctttaaggtcccttcccacccaaaacattccatgattccatagCCCTTGGGCTGGGGCAAGGTCTGCCCCTCCCAGTTCCTGCAGGGCACAatccagggcagagcagggtcacatcccccagggagccccagccctggtccctcctgcagctccctccctccccagcccctctgctccacagccaCTCACGGCATCTCCTCTGGCAGGACATCTGCCAGGATGTTGATGGAGTCTGTCTTGGCTTTGGAggtgggggctgcagccagcaggatcTTCAGCAGAGCAatctgggaagaaaagagagattgAGGGGGAGTGGGAACTGCAGGGGACTGGCCACAGACCCTTTCCCcactgcaggagggaggatcagggcagggacagggggtgaAAACCTGGCATGCATCACTGGGAAGGGACTGATCCAGGGAACCCCAGTGCTCCTCAGCTCACCATGTactggggcaggctgggcagcaggccCTGGTACAGGATCTCTGCAGGCACTTGCTCCACCTCCTCTTCCCCCTGGTGCCAGGAGAGACCAGAAAACCTCATtccaggagctgccaccagTACCATGGGCATGAACCCAAGGGCAGGATACCCCAACTCCTGCCAAAACCCCTCTGCCCCAGAGAACCCCTTCCCCAGCAAAACAAACCCCTCAGCCCAGCCAAAAAAAACCTGGCAGGACCAGAagtccccagctcccagcccaggatcTGCATCCCACCCACTCCCACACTCACCCCGGAGAGCGGGGAGCGCAGGTACTCCTCCTCCATGTGCACCTGCACCTCAGCAATGGATGTGTACTTGTGCTGcagggggacaggacagggtcaccacagcccccagagctgccccagcctgtcccaccaTCTGCTCCACCCCTCCcaggtccctgtcccagggGTGACCTGGGCAGAtgtgcagggtgggagctgctgggctcaggtCTGGGATAAggccagcagggaagggatgaaGACATGAAGAGAGGGATAAAACCCCTTCAGAAAGGGATGGAGCCCCTAAGGAAGGGATGGAGGTCCCTAAGGAAGGGATAAAACCCCCTAAAGAAGGGATACAGCCCCCTAAGGACGGGATGGAAGCCCCTAAGGAAGGGATGGAGCCCCCTAAGGAAGGGATGGAGCCCCCTAAAAAGGGATGGAGGCCCCTAAGGAAGGGATGGAGGCCCCTAAGGAAGGGATGGAGGCCCATAAGGAAGGGATGGAGGCCCCTAAGGAAGGGGCTCAGACAACCTGTGAGTCCTGGATGAGAAGAAAGCTTAAGGCTGCTCTCTCATCACTGGgtgaaggaaggagaaaatgggagcagggagatgggCAAGGGGCACCCATAcatcagcaggagctggaggaattCCTTAACTCACCTGCTTCAGGGTGCGGATGCTCTCATGGATGGGCCTGGGCAAGCCCACCACAGTGTTGGTGTCACTGGAGGAGGGAAAGAgtcaggctgggagcagggctgagcacccAGGGGTGGGGCAGAGACCACCCAGGGACCAGCCAGCCAAagccttccctgctgccatgTAGAGACAAAAGCAGCCCCCAGACTGGCCTCTCCCACAGGCCACCCACAGTGGGCTGGCTCTGAACCCACCTGCCCAGCGTGTAGCCGATGAATTTGCTGCGGCTGGATTCCAGGAACATCTCAATGTCCTTCTCCCTGCAgcaaaggggaagggaagagtcACATCTTCCTGTGCACCTGGAAGAGGCACAGCCAGACACAGGGaaaggcacagcccaggcacagggaaaggcacagcccaggcacagggaaaggcacagcccaggcacagggaatggcacagcccAGACACAGGGAAAGGCACGGCCCAGACACAGGGAAAGGCACGGCCCAGACACAGGGAAAGGCACGGCCCAGACACAGGGAAAGGCACGGCCCAGACACAGGGAAAGGCACGGcccagacacagggaatggcacagcccaggcacagggaaaggCCTTGTGGTCAGGTAAAGGGTGCCCAGCTAACCCCACAAGAAAACAGCCATCAAAACACCATCCCAAACACCCTCCCTACTTTCCTGCTGAGACTCAGGGATCTGAATCTCAAAATCACAACAGCCTCTGTCTccctgaccctgctccagctctcccagcagggaGCCCCCGACTCACCGGACCTTGGgggcccagggcagccccttGGGGCAGGTGATGCGGTCGCTGGGGGGGTGCTGGGTGGGGGGGGGCATCACTTCATCCCGTTCCAGGGGGAAGGTCTCTCCCTCCAGGCTGTTGTCATCGtcattctcctcctcttcctcgcGGGAGTCATCGGCTTTGTACGGATCCCGCTCATTGAAGGCATCGAGGTTATCCTGCTTAATGAgggcctgcagcagggagagcaggaagggaatTTCCTGAAAACAAGCCCAgaccctggcagtgccctcCCTTGTTACTGTATATGGGGTTACAGAGCAGCAAAAGGACACAGTAACATGGCACTTCCTTGCATGGTGtaagaaagagcaagaaagagcaattgaTTGAAGGAAGCCACTGCCTTAAATAAGGCactttgtgaaaaacaaaatacagacagatcATTGGTCAGAGGAGGAGACACCTCTTGTCCCAGGTTTCTCATggatccagcaggtgtttatcttttgttatgattctttctcttgtgtttacaGTAGAGAAAGAGGCTCTAGCTTGAGAAAAATCCCAGCCAAGCCTGAGAAAGCCagactggaaaaatcctttaagattCTCCCTGTGATGGCCACCCTCCCTGacgtccctgtccccaccttgtGCTCCCTGCGGCCGCGTTTCTGCTGCTGCTCGATGAGGTCGGAGGCGGAGGCGGGCGGGGAGGCCGCGCGCATGCTGCGGATCACCTGGATGCTGTCCTCGGGCAGggggggcagccccagcacctccctcttctctgccttcatgctctgcagctcctcaaagCCTCCCAGGGTGCACTGCAAGGGACACCACAGCGTGCTGAGCGTGGGGAGCTCCAGGGGCATGCACACCTGCCCTTCCCAAACTCGCCTGGCAGCACCGCAGGATCAGGTTGGAAAAGCTCTCTGGGATCACAGAGTCCAActgccccacagcactgccaaggccaccactaatccatgtccccaggtgccacatctacGTGTCCTTTAaatccccctgccctgggcagccaaTGCCTGACCATTCTTTCCATGAAAGAAatttcccaatatccaacccaaacctcccctggcacagcttgatgttgttttctcttgtcctgtctcttctgcctgacccccacctggctgcctcctcctgtcagggagttgtgcagagacaaaaggtcccccctgagcctccttctctccaggctgagctccccagttccctcagctgctccagacccttccccagcaatgttcccttccctggacatgctccagcccctcgaAATCTCTCATCCCAAGGAACCCAAATCCTTCCCCATGGTTTCATATAGGAGCTGTCTGTCCTGTGCTCCTCTTGGCAttgagagaggcaggaggggcaggaggatgTCCAGGCATCCACAACTGCAGAGTTCAGGGCTTTGCTTTCCCCAGCCAGGAACCTTGCCTTGGGTCTGTCCTTAGTATCCAGCTCCAGACACCAACACCCAATGCTTCACTATGGAAAAAACCCTGGGGTTGGGTTTAAAGGAAAACTGAACACCAGAACAAGAGGATGGAGCAATTACATCCAACTCTGAGAGCAGAATTCCCTCCTCTGCCAAGTATCAAACCACACATCCCACGTCCTCTCCTTACCAGCACAGTCTtccagagcagaagcagcacctTCTTCATAGGGAAGTGTGGAGCATGGCCACTGCAGAATTTGGTCACCATCCCAAAGAGCATGACAGAGAAGGGTTCATTGTTGTACAGGGGGGCTCCTGGAAACACACAGCACCATCAGCCAGCAATTCCTCATCCCTGGCCTCACCCCAatcaccagcagcaccagctccaagACCCTTACCTCACCCCAGACCTTCACCTCACCCTTTCCCCTTCCAAAGCCTTGTAAACTCCATAATTTCTTACCTCTGTGTTGAGAGGAAACAACAGCTccaatattctgtttttttttttttcccagagagagagcatccagcagcagaagaggcTGGATGGCTTCCTCTGCtcacctccctctgccccacaaGTCAAGCAGAAACCAACCCAGTGCTGCCAGTCACTATTATCTGACTCCTAGAGCCAAATCCCACGTCACTgtctcctgccctgggagctctaccccagctcctggtcctcacccagctctgctctgaaggTTTGCCTCATGCTCTTCCACTCAGGCTTGTCCCCCTCGGCCTCCTGGCGCACAGTCTCCACAATCAGGTACATGATGTTCAGCAGCACCCTGCAAAACCCAGGGCAGCTGAATCCCAGAGACTGGGATAAGCTATGGCAGCACTGTCAGCACCCACCCAGGGCccagggagaagctgcagcaacCCAGACCACATCCACAATTCATGGACCTGCTCCACACCAGCACACAGccactggggaaaaaagtctCTGCAAgtccaaacaggaaaaaaatctgctttcctaAATTTTACTGATTTCATATCCCCAGTCTGCAGCCTGAGCACAACAGAGACCTGTGGAAACTctcagagctgggacagctctgggaccccttccagtgcctgtcCCAGCCTCCCAAAGCTCCCAGTAAAGCCTGGCCCCCTCCTGGTCCCCCACTGCCACTCCTTACCTGAGGTCAGTGCTGTCAGCCAGGGAGATGGCTGGTTTCCTCAcggcactggaacaggctgcactGTTGCTGTGGAGGGAGAAGAGCtcagagggaatttgggggaattcAAACTCTGTTTAAACTCCAAACCCTGAGACAGACACTGCTGCCATGaactccctgctcccagtgcagccatgggaagaggagcagagctgcctgtttGCTGCCAGGTGTTTGATTCAAGGGGAATTTCAGGAGAAATCAGGTATAATCCTACATGAGACATCCACCCAGGACCAGTGACTGCAGAGCCACTCCTGAAGTGTTTTCCCACAGTACTCACTCAATCTCCATGTTGAGCAGCTCCACCAAGGCGTTGAAGGTTCCCACTtccagcaggaggaagatgTTGTACCTCATCCAGGCCTGCACCTCGGCCTCAGAGCTGCACTCCCCGAAGGTGCCTGTGGGGAGaccctgctgagcccagccccagggatcccccagCACCTTGGGTGGGAGACacacctgagcccagccccagggatccccCCAGCACCTTGGGTGGGAGACacacctgagcccagccccagggatcccccaCAGCACCTTGGGTGGGAATCacacctgagcccagccccagggatccccCCATTACCTTGGGTGGGAATCacacctgagcccagccccagggatccccCCATTACCTTGGGTGGGAGACacacctgagcccagccccagggatcccACACAGCCCTTTGGGTGGGAATCacacctgagcccagccccagggatcccccaCAGCACCTTGGGTGGGAATCacacctgagcccagccccagggatcccccagCACCTTGGGTGGGAGACacacctgagcccagccccagggatcccACAGCACCTTGGGTGGGAGACacacctgagcccagccccagggatcccccaCAGCACCTTGGGTGGGAGACacacctgagcccagccccagggatcccccaCACCTTGGGTGGGAGACacacctgagcccagccccagggatccccaaacACCTTGGGTGGGAATCacacctgagcccagccccagggatcccccagCACCTTGGGTGGGAGACacacctgagcccagccccagggatcccccagCACCTTGGGTGGGAGACacacctgagcccagccccagggatccccCCAGCACCTTGTGTGGGAGACacacctgagcccagccccagggatcccccagCACTTCATGTTTCCCTTCAgactgggaaaactgggatgcAGAGGATGGAACTGTTCTCTTGGGGTAACCCAGTGAACTCTGCACAACTGGGGTAACAAAGGAAAATCAGCCAAATTTTGGCCAAACTGCTCTGAACTATCAGGTCCCATGAGATTCAGCCTCATTCCAGACATCCCAGGTGCAATGAAATCCccaaggaattaaaattattcaaaatattatatattaaaataattagtaATTTTCATATCATATTAATACTATATAATCATTATACTATATATTGATATATTACATACAATACATATAACCTATTGTGTATAATGCATAATATAtgaataatataaataatatataatatataaaatacatatagcATATATTataatgtataaatatatacacaatGTATTATATGTAAGACATAGGcaatatataatatacaatatacagtatattatatatgtattgCAGATTATATTGTATTATGTATTTCATgcaatatatataattaaatacttttatgtatttattatacATATAAGATTATATTGTACTATGTCTCATTTATATAGCATATACATAAAAATGTTACGTATAGCAtacataatttatatataaataatatatactgTATGTATATATAGTATACATACTATATATGTATAgtataaacataaaaattataCATTCTTATGTATATAGTATATGAGACATAGTGCCATATAATCTCATATATAATatacacataaaaatatataagtaTAATACACAGTACAATATAATCTACAGTacatatataatacatatatacTTTACTATTTATAATACAAAACTATACATCATATATTGTATATTATATAGTATATATGCAacatatatgaaatatatataagATGTATAAACACATCTTATGTATAACtaataattataaattttatttatatcaatatgtatgtatatttaaatatatatttatatttatatttatatttatatttatatttatatttatatttatatttacttatatagctatatattttatattatgcatataaatatatctatttatacttaaatacataaatgttcatatatatttatctatatagTTTATCTTCATAATCTTTATATATAAAGATGCATAAATACGTCTTCTTATCTTTATATATAagactttatatatatataaataatataaaaactTTATGAACAAAAAGGAGTTCTGTATTATGAAAATAGACactatatataaaaatttatatagTATATGAATATATAATGTATACAATTGTATCTCtattgtatatatataatatattgtATATCAATTGTATACAATGTATAcaatgtgtatatatataatgtatactatatatatataaagtataCAATTGTATATCTATTGTGTCTATATACatacaatatatattttatattatttgtaTATAATGTATactatgtatatatatatatatatgtatatatatgtaatgtATACAATTGTATATCTATtgtgtatgtatacatacaatatatatattgtatattaaTTGTATATAATGTATActatgtgtgtatatatatataatgtatataattGTATATCTattgtgtgtatatacatactATACATATAGTATATAAATTGTATATAATGTATactatatatctatatctatatcgATATCGATATCGATATcgatatagatatagatatagatatagatatagatatagatatagatatagatatagatatagatagatatagatatagtATGTATACAATTGTATAAGTACATTGTACAATATATACAAACTACATTGTACAATATATATAACATCTATATACTAGCTGTATGAcaatattttggattttctgGAGCTCTGGATGGTAATTTGGTGGCCCTAGAGGGGCAGACGGGGCAGTGTCACCTTGTGCCACGTAGAGGATGGCGCGGGCCACGCGCAGCCGCTTCTCGCGCGCCGTCACCTCCAGCCCGTCCAGCAGGCGCATGGCGTGTGTGCGGTGCTGCGTGCGCTCCAGCTGCGGCCACGTCCTGTCCCGCACTGCGGGGAAACGGGGCTGTGGGCACGGCGGGGGCAGGATGGgcatggcagggcagggctgggctgtgggcacGGCGGGGGCAGGATGGGCACGGCGGGGGCAGGATGGGCAcggcaggggcagggcagggctgtgggcacGGCGGGGGCAGGATGGgcatggcagggcagggctttgggcatggcaggggcagggcagggctttggGCACggcaggggcaggatgggcacggcaggggcagggcaggggcagggcagggctgtgggcacGGCGGGGGCAGGATGGGCacggcagggcagggcagggctttgggcatggcaggggcaggatgggcacggcaggggcaggatgggcacggcaggggcagggcaggggcagggcagggctttggGAACAGCAGGGTCAGGATGGGcatggcaggggcaggatgggcatggcaggggcaggatgggcatggcaggggcaggatgggcacggcgggggcagggcagggctgtgggcatggcaggggcagggcagggctgtgggcatggcaggggcagggctgagcatgGCAGAGTCAGGGGACACTTGAGTTGTGgactcagcacagcagagccagtggACACTCAAGTTCCAgacccacagcagagccaggggacaCTCGAGTTCAGGactcacagcagagccaggggacaCTCGAGCTCTGGactcacagcagagccaggggacaCTCGAGCTCTGGactcacagcagagccaggggacaCTCAAGTTCTGGACTCAGCAGTGCCAAGGGACACTCGAGTTCTGGactcacagcagagccaggggacaCTCGAGTTCTGGACCCACAGCAGACCCAGGGGACACTCAAGTTCTGGACTCAGCAGTGCCAAGGGACACTCGAGCTCTGGACCCACAGCAGACCCAGGGGACACTCGAGTTCTGaacccacagcagagccaggggacaCTCGAGCTCTGGACTCAGCACAGGGACCATGGCACGGCGCCTCTGGGGGAAGGACTCCCGGGATATGTCATGGCTGAGGGATGGCTCCTCATGAGCAGCTCATTACATCAGTTGCGCcatcatggaatatcctgagctgcaCAGGACCCACGGGGACCATAAAGgccaactcctggccctgcacaggacagcccaaAATCTCACCAGGTCCCTGAGAGtgctgtccaaactctcctggagctctggcagccttggggctgtgcccattcctggggagcctgggcagtgccagcacctctggggaagaacctttcctgatcTCCAGCCTgaggctgccctggcacagctccagcccttcccttgactcctgtccctgctcagagggagcagagatcGAAGCTGTCCCTCAGGAGTAGCTGCAGACCCCCAGGGACCTCTGGCATTCTCCAGGAAGAGAaatccctgtccctccccaggggGAGAGGAATCCAGAAAAAGGCTCTTACTGTGGATCCTGAAGTCCTCCTCAAAGCATTTTCGGTTGAGCAGGAACTCTGGTCCCTCTGTGTAGCTGTACAGCTCTGCCAAAAGAGAAAACCTGTACCAAGCTGCAACTCAGCCCTGGGAACTGCAGTTTTAGCCAAAATATCAAAATCTAATAAAACCCCAACCAGtgtaaaaccaaaaatattaattacataTTTCCTGTTCTATTTATCATCAATATAGAgtttaaatataataataaagtGATACTGGAATTGACAGTTCATTTAGTTCTGCCAGGAGAGAAAATCATGGTTGATTAATTGATCCATCACAGAAGAATTCCTTAcctgacagctctgctgtccaTTTATCTGTGTCTGCATATTCAAACTCCAGGTCTGGCGACTCCGAATAGCCCTGAAAACACAGGGTAAAAAATCACTTCCATTACAGCATATTtcagaaaaaccaaaatccctGAAAACACTCACTATTCACCTCATCCTCCTGCAAATCCAGGGCTGGTTTTCCTGGTTTAGGGACCAAAaacattcctgcagcagcaccaacGTTACCGAGGCAACTCCAGCCCACCTCCTGcgtctgtggctgtgctgcagggagccactgcagcacccccagagcACGGGGGGGCCCCCAAAGCACAACAAACACGGCAGGAGACAGGGAGAGGCTTCTGTGGGATCAGGAAGCTCTCAGAGCTCACCCATTTTGCACAAAATCGGGAAAATTTGGGCTATccccctgtgccatccctgcagaTGGGATTAGTGAGGATGAAATGACTCCAAACAGCTCTGGTGAGGCTGTAAAACCATCCAGGAGAACCTTTAGAGCACAAAACATCTGCTCCCTTTAGGGAAGTCAAGAACATCAACCCAGGGGCAGATGCACAAGCAAGACCCTCACAAATTTCAGGATCCTGAGCATGGGGTAAATCCAGACCAGAACTATTCTGAATTATGAGGTTCCCattcctgagcacagggaggatCCAGAACAGAATCCTCACACCCTACTGAGAGAGGGGCAGACCCATACAAGAAccatcccaaattttggggcaCCCACTTCTGAGTGAGGGGTAAACCTtgagcaggattttgggacACACActcctgagcacagggcagacCCACATCACAACCCTCTGGGGACACCCACCCCTGAGtgaggagcagagccacagcagaaCCATCCTAAATTTTGGGGCACACATTCCTGAAGAACGGGCACACCCAGAACCAAACCTACACATATTTAGAGACACCCAGCCCTGAACGAGGTGCAAATGCACAGCAGAACTCTCCCAAATGTGGGGGCAATCCCGAACTCCGGCAGTCAgaggcaggggcagctccagccccggccgcgctggctctgctctctgggagcccccagcagctcaggctctCCACGATTCCCCCTCGCATCCCTCCCCTGGCATTCCAGGCaccttcctgagcagcctgttggTGTGAACGGCTCTCGGCCATCCCAAGGATGAAACGCTTTGGAAAAGCCCCGGGACACCTCAGCTCCACACAACCCAAGGCTCAGGGTGACTCCAGCACCGCGGGGGTGTCACCTCTTGCTGGATCCAAACTTGATCCGGGCTCGGCAGCGGGACCTGACCCCCACCCTGGGCTGGCACCGACCGGTAACACCGAGAAAAGCCCGGAGGGGCTGTGAGACCCCcgcacagccctgtccctcccgTACGGCATCGAACCATCCCCGCGCTCCAGCGCAGCCACAGCGGcccggagctggggaagggaagggatggatgaaGGGGAAACCGGCACCGACGAGACCGGGCAGGGAGAGGCCTCTGGGCTCCACTGGGCCGGGGAAGCGGTACCGAGGGAACGGCCGGTTTAGGACCGGCCCTGGGAGCACACCCGGAGCACCGGAGCCACTGAATGGGCTGGTCCCGGGGAAAGCCGGGCTGGAAGAGCCGAACACCGGCACCGAccgggcaccggcaccgccccTGGGCACCGGCACCGACCAGACACGGGCACCGCCCCTGAGCACCGGCACCGACCGGACACCGGCACCGCCCCTGGGCAGCGGCACCCACGGGCAGGCCCTGGACGAGGCCCGGcgcggcccgccccgcccgggaAGGCCACCCCGCTCCCGGCGGCGGCGCTGACCTCCGAGTCCTTGCGCGGCGGCCGGGCCAAGTCACGGCCCCTCCCGGGCGCGGCCGCCCCACCGCGGCCCTTGTTGTTCCCCGGGACCGGGACTGGCCCCGGCCCGGGGCCGCCACTCGGCTCCATGTCGGCCGCTCCGCCGCGCCGAGCTCTCGCGAGGACTCACCCCCTCCTCTCGCGGGAGCGGCAGGGAGAgccggggcagcgccgccgccatgTTGGGAGTGGCACCTGGGGGAGCGCCGGTCCCTCCGGTGGGTGCGATGCAGCtccgcccgccgctcccgccaCTCCGCCGTGGCGGCCGCGTCACGGCCGGCACTGCCCGCCCCCGGCGGCCACGGACGGAGCCACACACGGCCGGGCGGCGGGCTCCGCCCCCGCGCGGCCATCTTGGGTGCGGCGAGGCCCTGGGCGCGGCCATGCTGGGTGTGGCACTTCCGCCCTCGCCTCAGGGCCCGGGCGCTGGAGGCCGCCATGTTGGGAGTGGCAGGAACGGGCAGATCCAAACTGGAGGAACTGGAACAAAGGAATCGTCCAGtgaaggggctggggggggctCAGACCCCAAAGTTGGGGGACCTggtggggcacagaggggagtCGGACCACGACAGAGGAACCTAACAGGGTTTAAACCCCAAACTAAGGTGCTCTGTTGGGCTTAAAAGAGGGTGAGACCCTAAAATCCAGAGTTGTGACAACACTCAGAACATTCTGGCAGGACCCAATCCCCACCCTGAGGCTGCCAAAGGAagattccagccctgcccttggACTCAGAAACAACTCAAGGTCCCCCAAGACACCAAATAAACCACCCACAACCAGGAGCACTTCATTTTTCCTAATAGTTTAATTAGACTTTAATGATTTATTGCTCATCTGCAAGGATTAATATTGCATTCATTAAAAATCATTCCTATACAAAATAAACCTCTCGGTCCCGGCCCGACGCTGCCGCCGTCGCCCCCGGGCTCCCCCAGCATGGCTTATCCAGACACAGCCCCCGAGCCCAGATCCCACCCAGGACGGGTGGGAATGGGGGGCTCACAGGGAAGGGGGATGCACCCAATCCTCCCAGCTaagctgtccccagggatggtggAAGGGACCCAGGCGATCCCCAGGATCTGCGGGGGAACGAGGCAGGTGATCCCCAAAATCGACGGTCCAGGAGATCAGGCAGGGTGGGAGAGAGGAACAGTCAGAGGATGTGAGGAGGGGATGAGAGGGGGATGATCTCAGCATCTCTCCCATCTCCTGGCCCCCCCAAGGAGCTTTGCACCCCCAGACCTGCAAACCCCTGGGAAGGACCTGTCCAGGTGGATCCCTGCAAaggggggaaggagcagctccac
The sequence above is a segment of the Oenanthe melanoleuca isolate GR-GAL-2019-014 chromosome 26, OMel1.0, whole genome shotgun sequence genome. Coding sequences within it:
- the STRIP1 gene encoding striatin-interacting protein 1 isoform X4, with the translated sequence MEPSGGPGPGPVPVPGNNKGRGGAAAPGRGRDLARPPRKDSEGYSESPDLEFEYADTDKWTAELSELYSYTEGPEFLLNRKCFEEDFRIHMRDRTWPQLERTQHRTHAMRLLDGLEVTAREKRLRVARAILYVAQGTFGECSSEAEVQAWMRYNIFLLLEVGTFNALVELLNMEIDNSAACSSAVRKPAISLADSTDLRVLLNIMYLIVETVRQEAEGDKPEWKSMRQTFRAELGAPLYNNEPFSVMLFGMVTKFCSGHAPHFPMKKVLLLLWKTVLCTLGGFEELQSMKAEKREVLGLPPLPEDSIQVIRSMRAASPPASASDLIEQQQKRGRREHKALIKQDNLDAFNERDPYKADDSREEEEENDDDNSLEGETFPLERDEVMPPPTQHPPSDRITCPKGLPWAPKVREKDIEMFLESSRSKFIGYTLGSDTNTVVGLPRPIHESIRTLKQHKYTSIAEVQVHMEEEYLRSPLSGGEEEVEQVPAEILYQGLLPSLPQYMIALLKILLAAAPTSKAKTDSINILADVLPEEMPTTVLQSMKLGVDVNRHKEIIVKAISAVLLLLLKHFKLNHIYQFEYMAQHLVFANCIPLILKFFNQNIMSYITAKNSISVLDYPYCVVHELPELTAESLEAGDNNQFCWRNLFSCINLLRILNKLTKWKHSRTMMLVVFKSAPILKRALKVKQAMMQLYVLKLLKVQTKYLGRQWRKSNMKTMSAIYQKVRHRLNDDWAYGNDLDARPWDFQAEECALRASIERFNARRYDRAHGNPDFVPVDNCLQSVLGQRVELPEEFQVNYDLWLEREVFSRPISWEELLQ
- the STRIP1 gene encoding striatin-interacting protein 1 isoform X3; protein product: MEPSGGPGPGPVPVPGNNKGRGGAAAPGRGRDLARPPRKDSEGYSESPDLEFEYADTDKWTAELSELYSYTEGPEFLLNRKCFEEDFRIHMRDRTWPQLERTQHRTHAMRLLDGLEVTAREKRLRVARAILYVAQGTFGECSSEAEVQAWMRYNIFLLLEVGTFNALVELLNMEIDNSAACSSAVRKPAISLADSTDLRVLLNIMYLIVETVRQEAEGDKPEWKSMRQTFRAELGAPLYNNEPFSVMLFGMVTKFCSGHAPHFPMKKVLLLLWKTVLCTLGGFEELQSMKAEKREVLGLPPLPEDSIQVIRSMRAASPPASASDLIEQQQKRGRREHKALIKQDNLDAFNERDPYKADDSREEEEENDDDNSLEGETFPLERDEVMPPPTQHPPSDRITCPKGLPWAPKVREKDIEMFLESSRSKFIGYTLGSDTNTVVGLPRPIHESIRTLKQHKYTSIAEVQVHMEEEYLRSPLSGGEEEVEQVPAEILYQGLLPSLPQYMIALLKILLAAAPTSKAKTDSINILADVLPEEMPTTVLQSMKLGVDVNRHKEIIVKAISAVLLLLLKHFKLNHIYQFEYMAQHLVFANCIPLILKFFNQNIMSYITAKNSISVLDYPYCVVHELPELTAESLITTASPHPHSNPLPDPQEAGDNNQFCWRNLFSCINLLRILNKLTKWKHSRTMMLVVFKSAPILKRALKVKQAMMQLYVLKLLKVQTKYLGRQWRKSNMKTMSAIYQKVRHRLNDDWAYGNDLDARPWDFQAEECALRASIERFNARRYDRAHGNPDFVPVDNCLQSVLGQRVELPEEFQVNYDLWLEREVFSRPISWEELLQ
- the STRIP1 gene encoding striatin-interacting protein 1 isoform X1 — protein: MAAPRASPHPRWPRGGGARRPAVCGSVRGRRGRAVPAVTRPPRRSGGSGGRSCIAPTGGTGAPPGATPNMAAALPRLSLPLPREEGGYSESPDLEFEYADTDKWTAELSELYSYTEGPEFLLNRKCFEEDFRIHMRDRTWPQLERTQHRTHAMRLLDGLEVTAREKRLRVARAILYVAQGTFGECSSEAEVQAWMRYNIFLLLEVGTFNALVELLNMEIDNSAACSSAVRKPAISLADSTDLRVLLNIMYLIVETVRQEAEGDKPEWKSMRQTFRAELGAPLYNNEPFSVMLFGMVTKFCSGHAPHFPMKKVLLLLWKTVLCTLGGFEELQSMKAEKREVLGLPPLPEDSIQVIRSMRAASPPASASDLIEQQQKRGRREHKALIKQDNLDAFNERDPYKADDSREEEEENDDDNSLEGETFPLERDEVMPPPTQHPPSDRITCPKGLPWAPKVREKDIEMFLESSRSKFIGYTLGSDTNTVVGLPRPIHESIRTLKQHKYTSIAEVQVHMEEEYLRSPLSGGEEEVEQVPAEILYQGLLPSLPQYMIALLKILLAAAPTSKAKTDSINILADVLPEEMPTTVLQSMKLGVDVNRHKEIIVKAISAVLLLLLKHFKLNHIYQFEYMAQHLVFANCIPLILKFFNQNIMSYITAKNSISVLDYPYCVVHELPELTAESLITTASPHPHSNPLPDPQEAGDNNQFCWRNLFSCINLLRILNKLTKWKHSRTMMLVVFKSAPILKRALKVKQAMMQLYVLKLLKVQTKYLGRQWRKSNMKTMSAIYQKVRHRLNDDWAYGNDLDARPWDFQAEECALRASIERFNARRYDRAHGNPDFVPVDNCLQSVLGQRVELPEEFQVNYDLWLEREVFSRPISWEELLQ